In one Legionella clemsonensis genomic region, the following are encoded:
- the gntA gene encoding guanitoxin biosynthesis heme-dependent pre-guanitoxin N-hydroxylase GntA → MKNIIEQFKALLAEPNYPCIGAKAAAKGELLNFIMADDLRSSKCDLTILYHIYQFIHDWRINSESLQTLVVIFNAPTLMTEVMFERLLWTRLLQLHYLDAKVSGCNASVDTAYLTTKFNFYFGEEAFFIVGMHPGSSRRARYFARPVLIFNLQKQFEKLQHEDIYSHLCKQIRARDCAYSGSVNPLIDAADFTDARGEQAVETEYSCPFAEKLKEAIVE, encoded by the coding sequence ATGAAGAACATTATTGAACAATTCAAAGCATTACTTGCCGAGCCGAATTATCCTTGTATTGGGGCCAAGGCTGCTGCAAAAGGAGAATTGTTAAATTTTATCATGGCAGATGATCTGCGTTCTTCCAAGTGCGATTTAACTATTTTATACCACATCTATCAATTCATTCATGACTGGCGTATTAATTCTGAATCACTGCAAACCCTGGTGGTAATTTTTAACGCGCCAACGTTAATGACAGAAGTTATGTTTGAGCGATTGTTATGGACGCGCTTACTTCAGTTGCATTATTTGGATGCTAAAGTGAGTGGGTGCAATGCTTCGGTTGATACGGCTTACTTAACTACTAAATTTAATTTTTATTTTGGCGAGGAAGCTTTTTTTATCGTGGGCATGCATCCTGGAAGTTCGCGGCGTGCCCGATATTTTGCCAGACCAGTTCTCATTTTTAATCTGCAAAAGCAATTTGAAAAGTTACAACATGAGGATATTTATTCTCACTTATGCAAGCAAATCAGAGCGCGTGATTGTGCTTATTCTGGCTCCGTTAATCCTTTAATCGATGCTGCTGATTTCACCGATGCAAGAGGTGAACAAGCAGTTGAAACAGAATATTCTTGTCCTTTCGCAGAAAAACTTAAAGAGGCGATTGTCGAATAA
- a CDS encoding sensor histidine kinase, whose amino-acid sequence MLAANWDLLLENELIHLRKKVKAQEIIIDKQARELGRLVSELLETKNQCTELYKFNSACYFTLNRDFIIKDANYQAAALFKCSINSLVHDSFLNFLSPKEAKKFTENLATIFEKPMKREFDLEMMLAGKLEPLHIEASITRKHRIHLVVTPQTDMKESQLKIFELTRSYELLNYLFQECEDAIAILDSELQFRLINHSFVNIASTIFAAKPKPGLNLNMLLVDFPELKTKILSACEQSLEGKKNSIVIESESDCWEAYYYYELFIDALPANNERRELVICIRDESAAKLQAVKERKQQAKIEHRARTAVAGELVSVIAHEINQPLAVIQAYSYSCLLRLADVSKELVFPLEQITLQASYAGEIIQRMKGFICEDSLYLEETDINRLIQKAVSLLYYEPTISKLSIHYKLAEHLPLIMVDRLKLMQVFLNLGRNSIEAFTPEQKQPEITIETALENHNLMIHFRDNGPGIPKNIRSKILNSHFTTKPHGTGLGLAICRNIIKNHGGKLVVQSYSGEGAWFTCVIPIKYS is encoded by the coding sequence ATGTTAGCAGCTAATTGGGATTTGCTATTAGAGAATGAACTTATTCATTTAAGAAAAAAAGTAAAAGCTCAGGAAATTATAATTGATAAACAAGCTCGTGAGCTGGGGCGCCTTGTCTCCGAATTACTTGAAACAAAAAATCAATGTACGGAGCTCTATAAATTTAATTCAGCTTGCTATTTCACGCTTAACAGAGACTTTATTATAAAAGATGCCAATTATCAGGCTGCGGCACTATTCAAATGCAGCATAAACAGTCTAGTGCATGATTCTTTTCTAAATTTTCTATCGCCGAAAGAGGCAAAAAAATTCACAGAAAATCTTGCTACTATTTTTGAAAAACCAATGAAGCGGGAATTTGATTTAGAGATGATGTTAGCAGGTAAACTGGAGCCGCTCCATATTGAGGCCAGTATCACTAGAAAACATCGTATTCATTTAGTAGTAACTCCGCAAACAGACATGAAGGAATCTCAGTTAAAAATTTTTGAATTGACCAGGTCCTATGAGTTATTAAATTACTTATTTCAAGAATGTGAAGATGCTATTGCTATTCTTGATAGTGAACTTCAGTTTAGATTAATAAATCATTCCTTTGTCAATATTGCCTCTACTATTTTTGCTGCCAAACCAAAGCCTGGTCTTAACCTTAACATGTTACTTGTTGATTTTCCCGAACTTAAAACTAAAATTTTATCCGCTTGTGAGCAAAGTCTTGAAGGGAAAAAGAATTCAATAGTTATTGAGAGCGAGAGCGATTGTTGGGAAGCTTATTATTACTATGAATTATTTATTGATGCTCTTCCTGCTAATAATGAAAGACGCGAGCTGGTAATTTGTATTCGCGATGAAAGCGCTGCTAAATTGCAAGCTGTTAAGGAGCGAAAACAGCAAGCAAAGATTGAACATAGGGCAAGAACTGCAGTTGCAGGGGAGTTGGTTTCTGTTATTGCTCATGAAATTAATCAGCCTTTGGCTGTCATCCAGGCTTATAGTTATAGCTGCCTTTTAAGGCTGGCAGACGTAAGTAAAGAACTTGTTTTTCCGCTGGAGCAAATTACCCTTCAGGCGTCGTATGCTGGAGAAATTATACAGCGGATGAAAGGTTTTATTTGTGAGGACTCCTTATATCTTGAAGAAACAGATATTAATCGCCTCATTCAAAAAGCTGTTTCTCTATTGTACTATGAGCCAACCATCAGTAAGCTTTCAATTCATTACAAATTAGCAGAGCATTTGCCGTTAATAATGGTTGATAGATTAAAGTTAATGCAGGTCTTTCTAAATTTAGGTCGTAATAGCATAGAAGCGTTTACTCCTGAACAAAAACAACCAGAAATCACCATTGAAACTGCTCTAGAGAATCATAATTTAATGATTCATTTTCGTGATAATGGACCAGGTATTCCTAAAAACATTCGCAGTAAAATTCTTAATTCGCATTTCACGACCAAGCCTCATGGAACTGGTTTAGGTTTAGCCATTTGCCGTAATATTATAAAAAACCATGGCGGTAAGTTAGTAGTACAATCATACTCTGGTGAAGGTGCATGGTTTACTTGTGTAATACCTATTAAGTACAGCTGA